A window from Hoeflea sp. IMCC20628 encodes these proteins:
- a CDS encoding Na+/H+ antiporter subunit D, producing MAGTSEGLQDFSAVYVLRPVAAADWLIAAPVVWCILTGALLLMLRKRTDVQPLIAIPALAVLALMTLGLLAHVVQNGTVTMTMGRWLPPFGISFTVDLLGAFFAATSSLVALAAGIYGRSDVDDSGRRYGFYPFLMLIMAGILGAFLTGDIFNLYVWFEVLLISSFGLLVLGSERKQLDGAVKYAFLNLIATTLFLVATGYLYGLFGTLNMADIAIKASELRGTAPLMTLVTLYLLAFAMKAAAFPVNFWLPASYHTPRLVVSGLFAGLLTKVGVYALLRILGMLFPLEREELSFIIAIVAALTMVLGVMGALAQNDIRRALGFLVISGIGVMLAGLALGSPAGLSGAILYAAHSMVVMTALYFAAGLGARLGGGFELTSAGGVYAKNGLIAAMTLMLFFSVAGLPPFSGFWPKIMLVKASLDIGAWWLAGSILVTGFLTTIAVGRIWVLAYWRPAVRAEPNEAHITPLPAGATAALMGLVLLTTAFGVWPEPVMALAKDAALGLLDPSAYVLSVFPEEVVQ from the coding sequence ATGGCTGGAACAAGCGAAGGTCTTCAGGACTTCTCCGCCGTTTACGTGCTCCGGCCGGTTGCGGCTGCCGACTGGCTTATCGCCGCGCCGGTGGTCTGGTGCATTCTGACAGGTGCGTTGCTGCTGATGCTGCGCAAACGCACCGATGTGCAGCCGCTGATCGCCATTCCGGCGCTGGCTGTTCTCGCGCTGATGACGCTCGGTTTGCTTGCCCATGTCGTCCAGAACGGCACAGTCACCATGACCATGGGCCGCTGGTTGCCGCCGTTCGGGATTTCCTTCACCGTCGATCTGTTGGGCGCATTTTTTGCCGCCACCTCGTCGCTGGTGGCGCTCGCCGCCGGGATTTACGGCCGCAGCGATGTGGATGATTCCGGCCGCCGCTATGGCTTCTACCCGTTCCTGATGCTGATCATGGCCGGCATTCTCGGTGCGTTTCTGACCGGAGATATCTTCAATCTCTATGTCTGGTTCGAGGTGCTGCTGATTTCGTCCTTCGGGCTTCTGGTTCTGGGCTCGGAGCGCAAGCAACTGGATGGTGCGGTCAAATACGCCTTCCTCAACCTGATCGCCACCACGCTGTTCCTGGTCGCCACCGGTTATCTCTATGGCCTGTTCGGCACCCTCAACATGGCCGATATCGCCATCAAGGCATCCGAGCTGCGCGGCACGGCACCTTTGATGACGCTGGTAACGCTGTATCTTCTGGCCTTCGCCATGAAGGCCGCTGCGTTTCCGGTCAATTTCTGGTTGCCTGCCTCCTACCACACGCCCCGTCTGGTGGTCTCGGGGCTGTTTGCCGGATTGCTCACCAAAGTCGGCGTCTATGCGCTGCTGCGAATTCTGGGAATGCTGTTTCCACTCGAGCGGGAGGAACTGTCGTTCATTATCGCCATTGTCGCTGCCCTGACCATGGTTCTGGGAGTCATGGGCGCGCTGGCGCAAAACGATATTCGCCGCGCGCTGGGGTTCCTGGTGATCTCGGGCATCGGCGTGATGCTGGCCGGTCTGGCACTGGGCAGTCCCGCCGGCCTCTCCGGCGCAATCCTTTATGCAGCTCATTCGATGGTGGTGATGACGGCGCTTTATTTTGCCGCCGGTCTCGGTGCGCGGCTGGGTGGCGGTTTCGAGCTCACCTCGGCGGGTGGTGTTTATGCCAAGAATGGCCTGATTGCAGCGATGACGCTGATGCTGTTCTTCTCGGTCGCAGGCCTGCCGCCATTCTCCGGATTCTGGCCCAAGATCATGCTGGTCAAGGCCTCGCTTGATATCGGCGCCTGGTGGCTGGCCGGATCGATCCTGGTCACCGGCTTCCTGACCACCATCGCAGTCGGCCGTATCTGGGTGCTTGCCTATTGGCGTCCTGCTGTGAGGGCAGAACCGAACGAAGCGCACATCACCCCGTTGCCTGCAGGGGCGACAGCTGCGCTGATGGGGCTGGTGCTGCTGACCACGGCCTTCGGTGTCTGGCCTGAGCCGGTGATGGCGCTGGCCAAGGACGCGGCACTCGGCCTGCTTGATCCGTCCGCCTATGTGTTGTCGGTGTTTCCTGAGGAGGTGGTGCAATGA
- a CDS encoding Na+/H+ antiporter subunit C, protein MEPLFALLVGALFTVAIYLFLSKHIIRILMGAAILGNAVNLLIFTAGRVTREVPPIIPDGADALTHAAANPLPQALILTAIVISFSFFAFLLVLGYRAFQELETDSSDEMRVAEPVGEQSPPASY, encoded by the coding sequence ATGGAGCCCTTGTTTGCCCTTCTGGTCGGCGCGCTGTTCACCGTCGCCATCTATCTGTTTTTATCCAAACACATCATCCGCATTCTGATGGGCGCGGCGATCCTCGGCAATGCCGTCAACCTGCTGATCTTCACCGCCGGACGGGTAACGCGCGAAGTTCCGCCGATCATCCCCGACGGGGCCGATGCGCTGACTCATGCCGCCGCCAATCCGTTGCCGCAGGCCTTGATTCTGACGGCAATCGTGATCTCGTTTTCGTTTTTTGCGTTTCTGCTGGTGCTGGGTTACCGCGCATTCCAGGAACTGGAGACCGACAGTTCCGATGAAATGCGTGTAGCCGAACCGGTGGGCGAGCAATCGCCACCGGCGAGCTACTGA
- a CDS encoding Na(+)/H(+) antiporter subunit B — protein sequence MRTVIFRSIAPYLTSLMLLFSVFVLLRGHNEPGGGFIGGLIAASALAIYGIACGVAPVRQAIYFHPMAIAAFGLFMSAMAGVLSVFAGVPYMSGLWVYPHFFGVELALSSVLVFDVGVYLVVVGAISSIALALEERDRD from the coding sequence ATGCGCACAGTCATCTTTCGCTCGATTGCGCCTTACCTGACCAGCCTGATGTTGCTGTTTTCCGTCTTTGTGCTGCTGCGCGGTCACAACGAACCAGGCGGCGGCTTCATCGGTGGCTTGATCGCCGCATCGGCGCTGGCGATTTACGGTATTGCCTGCGGCGTGGCACCTGTGCGCCAGGCGATCTATTTCCATCCGATGGCGATTGCTGCCTTTGGGCTGTTCATGTCGGCCATGGCGGGCGTGCTGTCGGTTTTCGCCGGCGTGCCCTACATGTCGGGCTTGTGGGTCTATCCACACTTCTTCGGGGTCGAACTGGCCTTGTCGAGCGTGCTGGTTTTTGATGTCGGGGTCTATCTTGTCGTCGTCGGCGCGATCAGTTCGATCGCCCTGGCGCTCGAGGAAAGGGATCGCGACTGA
- a CDS encoding putative monovalent cation/H+ antiporter subunit A, with the protein MSAVAPGTTFFVLMLPFLAAVVAPWLTRRLGHNAAWILALAPAAIFLHFLGFAGAVADGGVVTGGFKWVPSFNVSFSWLIDGLSLTFALLISGIGALIMLYSGGYLKGDDQLGRFFSFMLLFMGAMLGVVISDSFLMLFVYWELTSITSFLLIGFDHTREASRRAAMQALVVTGGGGLALLAGLLVIWNITGVSQISLLLSYGDEVRNSPFYLMALILVLGGAFSKSAQFPLHFWLPNAMEAPTPVSAYLHSATMVKAGVYLLMRLNPVLGDTIWWETILPVFGGTTLIVGTLLAIRQTDLKLMLAYTTVSSLGLLVMLTGFGSDHAIAAAVLYLVAHSLFKGALFMVAGLIDHESGTRDVTKLGGLRKAMPITFIAAMAAAISMAGLPPFIGFLAKEEIYYALWAINPWSLAFVAVAVVGNGLMFVIGFAVAIKPFFGPAVKTPKAAHEGPVLLWLGPLTLGIAALGAALMSPVTHRFISSPMTSAVAGQAETVTISLVPHMGPALILSLVTIVFGVIAYRMLDRLRAAMAWLLETLGWGPDRGFDQMIFGIVRLSVRVTRFVQPGRLEIYMMVTFLMIAAALIGPMAWYGEWPAMPVWPEGVQPHELVVMALVPIGLLAVIYARDRLTAIVSLGIQGFAVALIFLLFGAPDLSFTQFMVETLAVVILALVMARLKLTAADHRPTGEKAIDMSVALACGGGFMLYLLSVTQQPFNTELSDFFSAYSKVVAHGANVVNVIIVDFRGTDTLGEIAVVMVTGLAILSLIRIRTPRVPVADNDPDRNGGGL; encoded by the coding sequence ATGAGCGCTGTTGCGCCTGGAACGACTTTTTTTGTCTTGATGTTGCCATTTCTGGCGGCGGTGGTCGCCCCGTGGCTGACACGTCGACTCGGTCATAATGCTGCCTGGATTCTGGCGCTGGCGCCGGCGGCGATTTTCCTGCATTTTCTTGGCTTTGCCGGGGCTGTTGCCGATGGCGGCGTCGTTACCGGCGGCTTTAAATGGGTGCCGTCTTTCAATGTCAGCTTTTCCTGGCTGATCGACGGCCTTTCGCTGACCTTCGCGTTGCTGATTTCGGGTATCGGCGCGCTGATCATGCTCTATTCCGGTGGCTATCTGAAGGGCGACGACCAGCTCGGCCGGTTTTTCTCCTTCATGCTGCTGTTCATGGGTGCCATGCTTGGCGTGGTCATTTCCGACAGCTTCCTGATGCTGTTTGTCTACTGGGAACTGACCTCGATTACCTCGTTCCTGCTGATTGGTTTTGATCACACCCGCGAGGCCTCGCGTCGCGCCGCGATGCAGGCGCTGGTGGTCACCGGCGGTGGCGGGCTGGCGCTGCTGGCGGGCCTTCTGGTGATCTGGAACATCACCGGCGTCAGCCAGATTTCACTGCTGCTGAGCTACGGCGACGAGGTGCGAAACAGCCCGTTCTATCTGATGGCGTTGATTCTGGTTCTCGGCGGTGCGTTTTCCAAATCGGCGCAATTTCCGCTACATTTCTGGTTGCCCAACGCCATGGAAGCGCCGACACCTGTGTCGGCCTATCTGCATTCCGCCACCATGGTCAAAGCCGGCGTCTATCTGCTGATGCGGCTCAACCCTGTACTCGGCGACACTATCTGGTGGGAGACCATTCTGCCGGTGTTCGGCGGCACCACGCTGATTGTCGGCACGCTGCTTGCCATCCGCCAGACCGATCTCAAGCTGATGCTGGCCTACACCACAGTATCTTCACTCGGACTGTTGGTGATGCTGACAGGCTTCGGCTCCGATCACGCCATTGCCGCAGCCGTGCTCTATCTGGTGGCGCACTCGCTGTTCAAGGGCGCACTGTTCATGGTTGCTGGCCTGATCGATCATGAGTCCGGCACCCGCGACGTGACCAAATTGGGCGGGCTGCGCAAGGCGATGCCGATCACCTTCATCGCCGCCATGGCTGCCGCAATCTCGATGGCCGGTTTGCCGCCGTTCATCGGCTTCCTCGCCAAGGAGGAAATCTACTATGCCCTTTGGGCGATCAATCCCTGGTCGCTGGCCTTTGTGGCCGTGGCTGTTGTCGGCAATGGCCTGATGTTTGTCATCGGGTTTGCCGTCGCCATCAAGCCGTTCTTCGGCCCGGCGGTCAAAACCCCGAAGGCGGCCCATGAGGGTCCCGTGCTGTTGTGGCTGGGCCCGCTGACGCTCGGCATTGCGGCGCTGGGGGCAGCACTGATGTCGCCCGTCACCCACCGCTTCATTTCCTCGCCGATGACAAGTGCGGTGGCCGGGCAAGCCGAGACCGTGACGATCTCGCTGGTGCCGCATATGGGCCCGGCGCTGATCCTGTCGCTGGTCACCATCGTCTTCGGCGTCATCGCCTACCGCATGCTTGATCGTCTCCGCGCCGCCATGGCCTGGCTTCTCGAAACCCTCGGCTGGGGCCCTGATCGCGGTTTCGATCAGATGATCTTCGGCATCGTGCGGCTTTCCGTCAGGGTGACGCGGTTCGTTCAGCCCGGCCGGCTGGAAATCTACATGATGGTAACATTCCTGATGATCGCCGCCGCCCTCATCGGGCCGATGGCCTGGTATGGCGAATGGCCGGCAATGCCGGTCTGGCCGGAAGGAGTGCAGCCCCACGAGCTGGTGGTCATGGCGCTCGTGCCAATCGGTCTGCTCGCCGTGATCTATGCCCGCGACCGGCTGACGGCGATTGTGTCATTGGGCATTCAGGGCTTTGCCGTGGCGCTGATTTTCCTGCTGTTTGGCGCGCCGGACCTTTCGTTTACCCAGTTCATGGTCGAGACCCTGGCCGTTGTCATCCTCGCGCTGGTCATGGCCCGTTTGAAGCTGACGGCCGCCGATCATCGTCCGACCGGCGAAAAAGCCATCGACATGAGTGTGGCGCTGGCCTGCGGCGGCGGCTTCATGCTGTATCTGCTGTCTGTCACCCAGCAGCCGTTCAACACGGAACTCAGCGATTTCTTCTCGGCCTACTCGAAAGTCGTCGCGCACGGCGCCAATGTGGTCAATGTGATCATCGTCGATTTCCGCGGCACGGACACTCTGGGCGAAATCGCCGTCGTCATGGTCACCGGTCTCGCCATTCTGTCGCTGATCCGCATTCGCACGCCGCGCGTTCCGGTCGCCGACAATGATCCGGATCGCAACGGGGGAGGGCTCTAA
- a CDS encoding PLP-dependent aminotransferase family protein — MSTDTAPTATAGHGLDWPKLFATRAERMKASEIRELLKLLDQPDVISFAGGIPDPALFPAEAFGAALTAALSGDSKGAALQYSVSEGYKPLRDWLVTRMASLGVACTADNIMITSGSQQALDYLGKLFLSKGDTALVGWPTYLGALQAFNAYEPNYDRLTPLGNRSAADFREAASTNGGAVKFAYASADFANPTGETLAASARKNILDLAEELDIAVIEDAAYQSLRYDGDDVPPMLALDIERNGSIENTRTIYCGSFSKTLAPGLRVGWVCAAKPVISKLVLMKQAADLHSATLNQMAIHKVASDGFEAQVAKIRSVYQARRDAMLTALSRHMPEGVSWTRPDGGMFIWVTLPEGFDGASLLAESLKTERVAFVPGKAFFADGSGANTLRLSFSCASEAMIEEGIMRLGRVVRGSANPV; from the coding sequence ATGAGCACTGACACAGCACCAACCGCAACGGCAGGCCACGGACTCGACTGGCCGAAGTTATTCGCCACGCGGGCGGAGCGGATGAAGGCGTCTGAAATCCGCGAATTGTTGAAGCTGCTCGATCAGCCCGATGTGATCTCGTTTGCCGGCGGCATTCCCGATCCGGCGCTGTTTCCGGCCGAAGCCTTTGGCGCGGCGCTGACGGCAGCGCTGTCGGGCGACAGCAAGGGCGCGGCTCTGCAATACTCGGTCAGCGAAGGCTACAAGCCGTTGCGCGACTGGCTGGTCACCCGCATGGCCTCGCTCGGCGTCGCGTGCACCGCCGACAACATCATGATCACCTCGGGCTCTCAGCAGGCGCTGGATTATCTCGGCAAGCTGTTCTTATCCAAGGGCGACACCGCGCTCGTCGGCTGGCCGACCTATCTCGGCGCGCTGCAGGCATTCAATGCCTATGAGCCCAATTACGACCGCCTCACCCCGCTGGGCAACCGTTCGGCTGCCGATTTCCGCGAGGCCGCCAGCACCAATGGTGGTGCGGTGAAATTTGCCTATGCCTCGGCGGATTTCGCCAACCCGACCGGCGAAACCCTTGCCGCGTCCGCGCGCAAGAACATTCTCGACCTGGCGGAAGAGCTCGACATCGCGGTGATCGAGGACGCCGCCTACCAGTCGCTGCGCTATGACGGCGACGACGTGCCGCCGATGCTGGCGCTCGACATCGAACGCAATGGTTCGATCGAGAATACCCGGACGATCTATTGCGGCAGCTTTTCCAAGACGCTGGCGCCGGGCCTGCGCGTCGGCTGGGTCTGCGCTGCCAAACCGGTGATCTCGAAACTGGTGCTGATGAAACAGGCAGCCGATCTGCATTCGGCAACGCTGAACCAGATGGCGATCCACAAAGTGGCATCGGACGGTTTCGAGGCTCAAGTCGCCAAGATCCGCAGCGTCTATCAGGCCCGCCGCGACGCCATGCTGACAGCCCTTTCCCGCCACATGCCAGAAGGCGTGAGCTGGACCAGGCCCGATGGCGGCATGTTCATCTGGGTCACCCTGCCCGAAGGTTTTGATGGCGCGAGCCTCCTGGCCGAAAGCCTGAAAACCGAACGCGTCGCCTTTGTGCCGGGCAAGGCATTCTTCGCCGATGGGTCGGGCGCCAACACGCTGCGGCTGTCGTTTTCCTGCGCAAGCGAGGCGATGATCGAGGAAGGGATCATGCGGTTGGGTCGGGTGGTTCGGGGAAGCGCAAACCCCGTCTAG
- a CDS encoding LysR substrate-binding domain-containing protein gives MRLPNLNGVRAFECAARHLNFRLAAEELNLTQGAVAQQVRKLETSLGQKLFVRKPRGLELTENGAAYFAETHAGLSRIAQATAQLAPPTRSLVLSVPPSFASMWLMPRLADFEARFPDIDLQVIASEKLSDFDTDGVDLVVRQASPPFAKELTSTLLSPLDLVAVASSAYLATMPAIGTFEGFRAHRLLEDAHRHWRRLLGTEEAPKPDTGPAARVSRFNQTALAIAAARAGRGVAIAAKTLVKPDIEAGDLKVVWRDEARSATGFYAVAPINPGRSPRDRDHLAEWLCGQFGVKWG, from the coding sequence ATGCGTCTGCCCAACCTCAATGGCGTGCGCGCTTTCGAATGCGCCGCGCGCCATCTCAATTTCCGCCTTGCTGCCGAGGAACTGAACCTGACCCAGGGCGCGGTGGCCCAGCAAGTCCGCAAGCTCGAAACCTCGCTTGGCCAGAAACTGTTCGTCCGCAAGCCACGCGGGCTGGAGCTGACCGAAAACGGCGCGGCCTATTTTGCAGAAACTCATGCCGGCCTCAGCCGCATCGCCCAGGCCACTGCACAGCTGGCGCCGCCCACCCGCAGCCTGGTGCTCAGCGTGCCGCCATCCTTCGCCAGCATGTGGCTGATGCCGCGACTGGCTGATTTCGAGGCGCGCTTTCCCGACATTGACCTGCAGGTGATCGCCTCGGAGAAACTGTCGGATTTCGACACCGATGGCGTCGATCTGGTGGTGCGGCAGGCCAGCCCGCCCTTCGCAAAAGAGCTCACATCAACCCTGCTGTCACCGCTCGATCTGGTTGCCGTCGCCAGCTCCGCCTATCTTGCCACCATGCCGGCCATCGGAACTTTCGAGGGTTTCCGCGCTCACCGCCTGCTCGAGGACGCCCACCGCCACTGGCGCCGTCTGCTCGGCACAGAAGAAGCCCCTAAACCGGACACGGGGCCAGCCGCTCGCGTCTCTCGCTTCAACCAGACAGCGCTGGCCATCGCCGCCGCCCGCGCCGGCCGCGGCGTGGCCATCGCGGCGAAAACCCTGGTCAAGCCGGATATCGAGGCCGGTGACCTCAAGGTGGTCTGGCGTGACGAAGCCAGATCCGCGACCGGTTTTTATGCCGTAGCGCCGATCAACCCCGGACGCTCACCGCGCGACCGGGACCATCTGGCGGAGTGGTTGTGCGGGCAGTTTGGGGTCAAGTGGGGCTAG
- a CDS encoding SDR family oxidoreductase, protein MSEHKVALITAGGSGIGADAARRLASDGFKVAILSSSGKGEALAEELGGIGYTGSNIDPDALAAFVEKATKAWGRVDVLLNSAGHGPKGDILTISDDDWHKGMDFYLMNVIRPTRLVTPLMEAQGGGTILNISTFAAFEPDPLFPTSGVFRAGLAAFTKLYTDRYAAKNIRMNNVLPGFIDSLPETADRKARIPMGRYGHAREVSSLISYLASDDAAYITGQNLRIDGGLTRSV, encoded by the coding sequence ATGAGCGAACACAAGGTTGCATTGATCACCGCCGGCGGCAGCGGCATTGGCGCGGACGCAGCACGGCGCCTGGCGTCTGACGGTTTCAAGGTCGCCATCCTGTCCTCGTCGGGCAAGGGTGAAGCGCTGGCCGAAGAGCTGGGCGGCATCGGCTACACCGGCTCCAATATCGATCCGGACGCCCTCGCTGCGTTTGTCGAAAAGGCGACCAAGGCCTGGGGACGGGTTGATGTTCTGCTCAATTCCGCCGGCCACGGCCCGAAAGGCGATATTCTGACGATCAGCGATGATGACTGGCACAAGGGCATGGATTTTTACCTGATGAATGTGATCCGCCCGACCCGGCTGGTCACCCCGCTGATGGAAGCCCAGGGCGGCGGCACGATCCTCAACATCTCGACCTTCGCGGCGTTCGAGCCCGATCCGCTGTTTCCAACCTCGGGCGTGTTTCGCGCCGGACTTGCGGCCTTCACCAAGCTTTATACCGACCGCTATGCGGCAAAAAACATCCGCATGAACAATGTGCTGCCGGGCTTCATCGACTCGCTGCCGGAAACTGCGGACCGCAAGGCGCGGATTCCGATGGGCCGCTACGGCCATGCCCGCGAAGTCTCGTCGCTGATCTCCTATCTGGCGTCTGACGATGCGGCCTACATCACCGGCCAGAACCTGCGCATAGACGGCGGGTTGACGCGCTCGGTCTGA
- a CDS encoding DUF6552 family protein produces the protein MATAVVATVSSDRIAFALKWVASIIQIMGYTATGFGWTPWNLYLFVVGVFGWFAVGVLWNEKAIMLIHIVALAAMVAGMSAG, from the coding sequence ATGGCAACTGCAGTTGTTGCTACCGTTTCGAGCGACCGCATCGCCTTTGCGCTCAAATGGGTAGCATCGATCATCCAGATTATGGGCTACACGGCGACCGGCTTCGGCTGGACGCCGTGGAACCTCTATCTGTTCGTGGTCGGCGTGTTCGGCTGGTTTGCGGTCGGTGTGCTGTGGAACGAGAAGGCGATCATGCTGATCCACATCGTAGCGCTGGCGGCAATGGTGGCGGGGATGAGCGCGGGGTGA
- a CDS encoding IS66 family transposase — protein sequence MDRTDLQQLSKDELIEMVLRLQRPAKDSRTSSKPPSTDKKEKRVNSRPGGAKPGHEPHNRVLADFADMFRDHEPTACKRCGHAFSGDDTMVLAGAYDEIDIPAIRPHVTRHRRFSCHCPQCGTTTKATAPAVATATPFGPGIHALAIYLKSFHALSYERLSGVFMDIFGLHASEGAIMNMFARSRPSFQATAQAAKASLRAARVVASDETGVRIEGTNAQHWVFHCKDAVVHQPDYSRAARVVHETMGGHVPEVWISDRYSAQQSHGHRHQTCLAHLARDTAFALEHGEDDLPLRFQLWFGRVFDFARAISTFAASTVASKKRKFDKQLAGLLCAPTSCDLAQKLQAKIGRARDQLLTFCDYPGEVDVTNNTSERKLRPWVIQRKVTNGYRAMWAAQAEANIRTTVDTARLKGANPFQVIASVLA from the coding sequence ATGGATCGGACTGATTTGCAGCAGCTGAGCAAGGACGAATTGATCGAGATGGTGCTTCGGCTCCAACGGCCTGCCAAGGATTCTCGGACGTCTTCCAAGCCGCCCTCTACGGACAAGAAAGAGAAACGCGTCAACTCACGACCGGGTGGAGCCAAGCCCGGGCATGAACCCCACAATAGGGTGCTGGCGGATTTTGCCGACATGTTTCGCGATCATGAACCGACCGCCTGCAAGAGATGCGGCCATGCGTTTTCCGGTGATGATACGATGGTGCTGGCCGGGGCCTATGACGAGATCGATATTCCTGCGATCCGTCCTCATGTCACCCGGCATCGGCGTTTTTCCTGTCATTGCCCGCAATGCGGCACGACGACAAAAGCCACCGCACCTGCCGTGGCAACCGCAACGCCGTTCGGGCCAGGCATTCACGCGCTGGCGATCTACCTCAAGAGTTTCCATGCATTGTCTTACGAACGCCTGAGCGGTGTGTTCATGGATATCTTCGGCCTCCATGCGAGCGAGGGCGCGATCATGAACATGTTTGCCCGCTCCCGTCCGAGCTTCCAGGCCACAGCACAGGCCGCCAAGGCCAGCCTTCGAGCCGCCCGCGTTGTCGCCAGCGACGAAACCGGTGTGCGTATTGAGGGCACAAATGCCCAACACTGGGTTTTTCATTGCAAGGATGCCGTTGTCCACCAGCCCGATTACTCCCGTGCAGCACGGGTCGTTCACGAGACCATGGGCGGCCATGTCCCCGAGGTATGGATATCTGATCGGTATTCAGCCCAGCAATCTCACGGCCATCGACATCAAACCTGCCTTGCACATTTGGCGCGTGATACAGCCTTTGCGCTGGAACATGGCGAGGATGATCTCCCTCTTCGCTTCCAGCTTTGGTTTGGCCGTGTGTTTGATTTCGCCAGAGCCATAAGCACATTCGCTGCGTCTACCGTCGCAAGCAAGAAGCGCAAATTCGATAAACAGCTTGCCGGGCTTCTATGCGCCCCGACTTCATGCGACCTGGCCCAAAAGCTCCAGGCCAAGATCGGGCGGGCCCGCGATCAGCTGCTGACGTTTTGCGACTATCCCGGAGAAGTCGATGTCACCAACAACACATCTGAGCGAAAGCTCCGTCCATGGGTCATTCAGCGAAAGGTGACAAACGGATATCGCGCCATGTGGGCCGCCCAAGCCGAAGCGAACATACGCACGACAGTCGATACCGCACGCCTCAAAGGCGCAAACCCCTTCCAGGTCATCGCATCCGTCCTGGCATAG
- the ilvC gene encoding ketol-acid reductoisomerase: MRVYYDRDADLNLIKSKKVAIIGYGSQGRAHALNLKDSGANNVAVALREGSATAKKAEADGFKVMSVAEAAGWADLMMMAAPDELQADIYKDHIAANIRDGAAIAFAHGLNVHFGLIEPKATVDVVMIAPKGPGHTVRGEYQKGGGVPCLIAVHHDASGNAHELALSYACGVGGGRSGIIETNFREECETDLFGEQVVLCGGLVELIRAGFETLVEAGYAPEMAYFECLHEVKLIVDLIYEGGIANMNYSISNTAEWGEYVSGPRIITSETKAEMKRVLHDIQTGKFTSEWLQEYKGGAARFKGIRRMNDRHQIEEVGEKLRGMMPWIKGNALVDKDKN, encoded by the coding sequence ATGCGCGTATATTATGATCGTGACGCCGACCTCAATCTGATCAAGTCGAAAAAGGTAGCCATCATCGGCTACGGTTCCCAGGGCCGGGCGCATGCGCTTAACCTCAAGGATTCCGGCGCAAACAACGTCGCCGTCGCCCTGCGCGAAGGTTCGGCCACCGCCAAGAAGGCCGAAGCCGATGGCTTCAAGGTCATGAGCGTCGCCGAAGCTGCCGGCTGGGCCGACCTGATGATGATGGCCGCTCCCGACGAGCTGCAGGCCGACATCTACAAGGACCACATCGCCGCCAACATCCGCGACGGCGCAGCCATCGCCTTTGCCCATGGCCTCAACGTGCATTTCGGCCTCATCGAGCCGAAGGCAACCGTCGACGTCGTCATGATCGCGCCAAAAGGCCCCGGCCACACCGTGCGCGGCGAATACCAGAAGGGCGGCGGCGTGCCTTGCCTGATCGCTGTTCATCACGATGCATCGGGCAACGCCCATGAACTGGCACTGAGCTACGCCTGTGGCGTTGGCGGCGGCCGTTCCGGCATCATCGAAACCAACTTCCGCGAAGAGTGCGAAACCGATCTGTTCGGCGAGCAGGTTGTTTTGTGCGGCGGTCTGGTCGAGCTGATCCGCGCCGGTTTCGAAACGCTGGTCGAAGCCGGTTACGCGCCGGAAATGGCCTATTTCGAGTGCCTGCATGAGGTCAAGCTGATCGTCGACCTGATCTATGAAGGCGGCATCGCCAACATGAACTACTCGATCTCCAACACCGCTGAATGGGGTGAATATGTCTCCGGCCCGCGCATCATCACATCGGAAACCAAGGCCGAGATGAAGCGCGTTCTGCACGACATCCAGACCGGCAAGTTCACGTCGGAATGGCTGCAGGAATACAAGGGTGGCGCAGCGCGCTTCAAGGGCATTCGCCGCATGAACGATCGTCACCAGATCGAGGAAGTCGGCGAAAAGCTGCGTGGCATGATGCCGTGGATCAAGGGCAACGCCCTGGTCGACAAGGACAAGAACTAA